In Caloramator mitchellensis, one DNA window encodes the following:
- a CDS encoding cob(I)yrinic acid a,c-diamide adenosyltransferase codes for MGKLSQGCIQVYTGNGKGKTTAAIGQGVRAAGDELKVYMVQFLKGSETGELKSIAKLEPYFKIFRFEKKRGFFWTLSDEEKAELKKEIEKAFEFCKEVLKNKECDMLILDEIMGVLHNKLLTVEEVVEFLKSKPEDIEIIMTGRNVPNEIQEIADLITEMKDIKHYFEKGIPARKGIEF; via the coding sequence ATGGGAAAGCTTTCACAGGGTTGTATACAAGTTTACACGGGAAATGGCAAAGGTAAGACTACTGCAGCGATAGGACAGGGAGTTAGAGCAGCAGGAGATGAACTTAAAGTATATATGGTTCAATTCCTAAAGGGTTCTGAAACTGGAGAATTGAAGAGTATTGCTAAATTAGAGCCATACTTTAAAATATTTAGATTTGAAAAAAAACGAGGTTTTTTCTGGACATTGAGTGATGAAGAAAAAGCAGAGCTAAAAAAAGAAATAGAAAAAGCTTTTGAATTTTGCAAAGAAGTCTTAAAGAATAAAGAATGCGATATGCTCATACTTGATGAAATAATGGGTGTATTACATAACAAGCTGTTAACCGTTGAGGAGGTAGTTGAATTTTTGAAATCCAAGCCAGAAGATATAGAAATAATTATGACAGGGCGAAACGTTCCAAATGAGATACAAGAAATTGCAGATTTAATTACAGAGATGAAGGACATTAAGCATTATTTTGAAAAGGGCATCCCAGCAAGAAAAGGAATCGAGTTTTAA